ttattattattatcgatttacactctattaccacttggtctacagccagttggtctaatagactgtttaatatcagttggtctaataaccagttggtctagtcatcatttcgtccaattactgtttggtctaattgttatttagtttaattattatttggtctacagtcaattcgtctaataatagccatttggtctatttttggtctaacaccaatttatatcatcaaataccgatttggtctattatgagttggtctaattccatttcgtctaatcatcaaatggtctaaaataaaaccaaatcattttgtccaatataaatttggtgtacacatcattaattttggtcaattgcccagttggtctagcctctgtctatcaacatttagtctacacccatttagtctaataaccattgatcttattgtcatttggtctaatagccagcctcctggtctaatcaggtaccatttggtccaatcatcgtttcgtctatatgaccaactggtttttttgtttttttttattggaggggccttttcattgatgtgtacaccaaatttatattggacaaatttggttttattttagacaatttgatgattagacgaaatggaattagaccaactcataatagaccaaaaatagaccaaatggctattattagacgaattgactgtagaccaaatagtaattaaaccaaataacaattagacaaacagtaattggacgtaatgatgactagaccaactggttattataCCAAccgatattaaacagtctattagaccaactggctgtagaccaggtggtaatagagtgtaaaccgatccggactatagcctctttgaaatggttgtttgaaggttaaatataaattaaaaacttgtcttttaatattacatgagaaaaagtacgccaacgcaccctttcggcaaaaccggggggggggggggggctttggacgaagggtggggttccagtcaacgcgacgcgacccaacgctcccaacgcaccctttcggcaaaaccgggggggggggggggctttggacgaagggtggtgttcccattaacgcgacgcgccaccacccaacccaccctttcggcacaagccgctCCACACGAGCTTCGAAGAAAATTGACCTACAAAATAATGCTATAATGTGCACAATAACACAATGTACATGGTTAAGACCCTGATTGTTATAAATCTCTTTACGAAAGCACACAAACCACATGGGAAATAACAACTGCTGATATACGGTCTTCTATAACCGAAGAAATAAATGGGACAATAAACTGCGTTATCTGAAGTCAATCAACACACTTAGATTATTTGACGTCCAATAAACAATGTTACCTCATAAAaccttgaaatatgaaatacctTTGTCTTACTCTACATCAAATATTATTTGTTGACGTATTTAGATTCGTTTTGAATCTTCTCTCTTTACTCAACTCGCAAGTGATACCAAAGTTGACTACTTCTtgctttcaacaaaaatattttattttcgtgTACACCTCAGTCACTGTGTTGATAGGCAAAACAATTTATATTCTTATGTGATAGTCTACAGGGTTTTACACTTTGGTTTATCTCCCTTTTCGTCTTTCCATCTCGACTGAGGTCTTGAGTTACAATAAAAgaagtgaaatcaaattcatgtCGTATAATCATTTTGCATACATTGCAACTACATTTAAACCGCTCAAGTATCTGATAGTGCAATGAACTGAATGTACAGTGTTAACAACTACAGTTTTAATAtatcggggttttttttctaataaatTGTTCATCGAAGTTTCACACAATTCTTCTGGTTTTATTTTGACACAACTCTTCTCTAAACCAACCTATGCGTTGATTTGGCTAAGGCTGAGATAGAGGGATACTCATAAAAATGTATGTCCTTCAGTCAGTGGTAACAGaatatttctttacaatttctATTTCCCGTTGAGCAAGAACAGCAGAGTATTTCATTCTTCTCACTACAGGAATGAAAGAATTGTTGTGTGatgtaaaaacacaatttctttAGGAACGGTTTTACAGTGGGATCATTGTGTATTTCACAATATCTTACTAAGATTGCTGAACCTATTAATCTTAGTGTCTGAAGTTAACCTGATTCACTTATGATAACAGTTTCATAATTTGTAGATAACATAAAGGAGAGATTGAAAAAAGAAACGCAAGTTCAACTAAAACCTTTGTTCTGATTTCAAGCGGAGAGAATATCGCGTTACACAGGCttttaaaagaaatcaaatctcacCCTACAACAAATCGTTAGCATGATTgaatacctgaatataagaCCGGCCGAAGTTTAAAGTATAAAGCTATCATCTTTGAAGACatctttgacaaaaaaaaaaaaaaatgctaacatAGATATGCATTCAAATGACCATTTTGCATTTAATTTAATATATTCGTAACATTTTCATAAGTGGAAATTCGGTAATAGTTCTCTTATTTtataatatgttttatttttaacgTTTTCTCAAAATTCTCAAATGAAATAGGTTAGGCCCTACTTCTGATATTCAGGTCGTTATAGGGTTACTACATAACGAAGAAACTATACCGCTGAAAAtgattcatattcatatttttccgTGCCTGTTCGTTtgccttttttctttatttttttttcttattcatgtTCGCGTTGCGTGTTTCTACAATATCACAAGAATATACATTCATCTTAAGGTGAATTACTTAATAAATAAGTAACCACCTCACACATTTCTTACGTgttcatgtacatatttatttacatatttgatAATTAAAATAACTAACACTATTTTTTCCCCACAGACGGCATAGTATACTGAAATCATGAATCTCTTacattgtaatatcaaaatcgtTTAATTTTGTCGTCAATCGCAATTTCAAATCTAGAATAATAACATATCATTATTCTATCAAGTACACTCGTTACTTTTCGTCATCAAATTTAGATTCAAGAATAGCTTTTAGCACGCATGATACTTTGAAGCCTCTCATTCTttctataaagaaaaaaaaacaacccaccaTATTCTTGAATATACTAACCATTAAATTAAAGTATGTATGGACTTTGACGCAATTAGAGTTGCATTATTGAAACATTACATTATGATTCCTTGATCCAGTGGTTAGGTGAAACATGTTGTCAACTTACTTCTATATTCAGCAACGTGACATTACGATATAAGTTGCAACATGACATCACGATATCAGTTGCAACATGACATCGAATGTTATGatatgcacagaaaaaaaatgtataatgcatgattatacactcagcaaaaaaagaaggtaaacactttttcaattttattttttctcattttctcatttttttctcatttggcTAAAAGTTAATGCATAATATGTCATATTGagggtaatttaattggctatcagcctagtaggtcaataaaatgggaaactttatgcatgagtgaacacctttgtttttctcttccaaggcacaaaagcaaaaattgcaaaatgaaCAAGTAGTTATTCATGCGCATGTGCTCCTCCatataacaataagaacaaaagacaaatttaccACAATTAGATACATGAATTGAGTTGCAAAAATGAACGTttgatctctatgatatctCTGAAGCCGAAGATATcaataaagcaaaaaataagGGAATGTGAAGAATCTTGGGTCAAGCCCAAATTCAAACGAAATAAGAGACgaagcaatattaatagaaagGGTAGAAATTTCAATTTGTGTTCAAATTAGGAGAGTTGTaaataatatttggttcttAAATTTATCTCATGAATCCTTGACTTAgtaaataaaaagagtaaaataaagaaattatgtttaTCTAATCATCATCATGCCATCACTCCCTACGTcgtttgaagtttgagttgacaggaagttcttattttccccctttagtttcccattttgtttttatttgaggttgtaaagagataaagagaacaaaaacttgtttatgctatttcatttatatctctcattgtgttaactctttatgtgccacgttcgcacgtccgactcagtcgacggcgtgccaacctCGCAtgttctgctcaacaaacaaagccgctaaaaccgatcgataaatcgctaatcccgcggtacaatcaaagcgtttttcgcgcttttgttcctctcacatatacggcttgcattctatgtggtgattgactatcaagcgatgttcccaactaagtttgcgtgtacattctaagtttctgtcactgttttatgtgcaaaagtcatacctttacagtaatgtagcaactggtagttcaaaagaaaaatgtaaaatagaattgtcatacattgtatgtggaagcaaagtttggcattcttctttaactttgctcactattatgtccaacttaacagaaatttgtagaagttatacaaattggaaaaacagaattctttctcaaagcaagactaccttcgtgtctcagaataacgtggcacacagggggtttccatcACGGCACATTAAGAGTTAGAATGgccttttgttgtcattgttatcttgaagaGCATTGCCAAACGAAAGACaacttgtcaaattttgcaatttttacttttgtgtcttggcaggcaaaaatgaatgtgttcactcatgcgtagaatttctttttgtatgaaCCTACTTACTTGATAGCCAATTAGATTACCTTTAATATAGTATATGATACATcgattttgaccaaaatcttctaagaaaaatatgacctcgaaaaactgtttattttcttttttttttgctgagaatatctatatatatatatatatatgtatatatatatatatatatatatatatatatatatatatatatatataatgtttcaatttctatttcattttcgtatttctcgatggaaaatacatagaatattacaaaatataataatacagaatgtccagcttggatatatacaaaaagaaatacaaacatagtacatagcggtcgatgtgtcattttcaatcaaaataaaagaatgctAAAGAGAAATACGATAGAACCTACtcaaaaagcaaagcttgttaagtgtaggtcccaacaaataatatgcatatatttaCATTGCAGATCGACATTTCAGAAAATTTCAGAGGTATGGCATATTCGGGAACTCTACGTACATTAAAGGACTGCAATACTGGCACTAAACATTAGCATCATTAGATTATAATGAAATGATAGTGTCAGTAAAACATTTACAAACAAATGTGTCTCTACATATTTGTAACATTTATGTACAGTTCCTCTTGTGATGCCCGCGTGACTTCAGTGTGGTCTCCTCTTCTTTTGTCCACCTTTGCGTACAACTCTTCGATTGATGAAGGTGTCTTTGCTGTTTTGTCCACCTTTGCGTACAACTCCTCGCATGATGGGGGTGCTGTCGATGATGTTTTTGCTGCTTTGTTCACAGTTGCATGTAGTTCCTCACAAGGTGGAGGTCCTGGTGTGATGGAAAGCGGGTTGTCGATGTCATGGCTGTTATCTATTCGGATAAGGCTGTATTCGCTTGGGTAGATACCGTGAGATTTTTCACAGTCTATATTGTTGTAAAGGATGTCTTCAGAATTCATGTTTTTTGGTGAACTTAAACCGGAACAAGACATGGTATCATCTCTTCCTGAACTCGACTCAGAAGCCGAAGGAACCGGGCCATGAATCTGTTCCAAGTCGTCATGAGAGGCATGATTGATGCAGTCGTATTCACTGTCCAAGCAAGAATTGCCAAAATGAGCAAAGACGAGGTCAGGCCGTTCGCCAAAGTTCAGGGAATTATAACAGCTATCATCAAATAAGCACGCTCTACCAGTGAAGGACTGAAAGTCATCTTTCGTCATACTGCCAGTTCTGTTATCAAGGTCTACATCCTGGTATGCACAGTCTTCATAGCTGTTTGCTGCCTGTTGCAGCGATGTTTCCTGCAAGCTGTGGTATTCATGGCAACCCAAATCATTTTCTGCAGTCAGCGAAATCGTGCCGGCAGGTAGAGGAACTTCCCTGTCTACCTCCGCAGTGTCCTGGTAAACGTGGTACGGGTCCCCTTGATGAGGTGAAGCGTTTCCGAATCTGTTTCCCGCATGGCTAGGCAATGGACTACACGCTGCGCCGGCGCCGTTATTACTCGAAGGGTCAACATTATTCGTCGCCCTCTGATTCTCAATTGAAGTGTTTACAGGATGCATCTGCAGGTGACCATCATCTGAGTTGCCAGTTACCCGATTCGAAACTTGAGTTGTCCCGCGTCTTCTAGTAAATGGAAAGGGAAGAGAATTATATACTTGACACACGATTGTCACGTCCTAGGTATTTTAGCGTAAGGAtaaattaaaacttttttttttccttgaatttgactTTTGCAGCAAAAGCATGCAAGAAATAATTCCATGATCCTCCAATGTCCTCTCTTGtgcaaaattatgttttttgCCAATTTGTTTCCTTAAATGGTATAAGTAATACGCACTACATAACGTATATATACACACGTAGgatattatacattattattAAACATTACATAAACGGGACAGAGAGAACCGGTCGGACACGCATCTTTTGACAGATTAACAATTATCTTATTACCATGTTTACCTAATGTTAGCATTTAAGATTTTGCGTATGAATTTGACATGCCTTCGACAAGAGGATGATGTTcgtgtcagttttttttttttcgatatcaataattatatttggaatttttatatgtattttcttggaaaatatgaattataatgtacacatacatacatccgTTTATCCAATAGCACCGACCTTCTGAATACCCGTAACACATGAAAATCAGCCGTACTTTGTGATTCATagttatacatatatcataataattatttacACACAATGTGTACATCATTGCATATTATATAACTTTATCAATAATGTAACGATGTTAACACGTGTCTTGCccttaaaaagataataatgataacttaTAAACAGATAAAACGGGACACACCTCTTCTGCTGGTGGTGACACCATGCCATGGAAACTGTGACAAGGAATAGGAGAGCAGCACCAAGTAGTGCTCCAAGGATGAATGtaataaatttcctttcaggaactCGGGGATCTGTAAGATGATTCATTAGGTTGGACGATCGTTACATCGACAAGTAAtgtttccaatattttttttttttcatataagcACCGAAGAATCgatgtatattattatacataGATTGAAATGATACTATGTAGCAAAACATTTGACAGTTGCCCTCACATTTAAAATTGACAGAGCAGAACACAGCAATGGGGAGtgcaggacaaaaaaaaatgaacacgcAAATAAAGATATCATTCATTGATTGTGTTAGATTTACACTGAGAAGCAACTCACTTGAAGAAGACATAGTGGTCTCATGAAATGCCGTTGGCTCTCTGGTAGACTGTCTGTTGTCTGTAACGTGATAAAGAACAACGACATAAGTGTttttataatgtgtgtgtgtgtgtgtgggagtgtgtgtgtgtgtgcgtatgtgttgTTATAATTGAACTGTATACATCTTACGCTGAATCAAGAATAAACGTACATGAAAAGATTACGTATTTGTCTTCTCTGGCTCAATTCGAATCGTCAAATTCTTTGAAGACATGAAatctctctctgttttcttattttcattttgtttttcttatccagcattttagcattttttttctgaatgataaTCACTTCCTATTCTTTCGAAAACCAGACAGTGTATAAACTAATTCAAAGACAATTTACAAAACCTTTCTTGGTAAATGATGTATTAATTGGTATTACATCATTAACGATAAGCAAACTTACTTGATGAAGACACTGTTTCTGGTGTTGTCAAATCTCGAACATACTGTCCTTTCCCTGCGCACATCAAAATTGTAAATCAGCATCATCACATAATAATCACATAATCATCACATAATAATCacattataatatatcataagtTGATGTAACTCTATGTACAGATAACCTTAACCAGCAACATGTATTCGTATTCGTCATGCACTTTACTTTTTACATTACTATATCGGTGCTAGGATCATGCTCACTGAAATGATAAATCTACacgtgaccctgcaccacaaaaccaccaccaaaaaaaaaaaaaaaaaaaaaaaaaaaaaaaaagtcgccagacatgatttttcAGTTCAGGGAAGATTCTGAAAGGGCAGACTCCtggctttaaaatgatgtataactcaattcaaatggactcctcTAACCTATtatgaatattggaaagaaagaacacaCTCTGGAAacgtgtgaactgagaaaagaggctctaaagtacatgATCTatttattcaagcgcttaatccttACCAAGCCGTCCTAGCTGTGCGATATGACAAGGACAAAGCACAGGCCGGAAGTCAACCACCggggcaacaacaatgaagggataatcagattaagctgaGATTGAGCATATTCTATCAAAACATTCTCTCCATGATTACTGCTAACTTTCAAACCCGTACCATTATTCTTTCACAAGTTATTAGACTTAAAGATAAAGAGTGTGCAaatgatttcaagaaatgaaaaggctCCTGtaagacatacctaatcattctactcccccccccaaaaaaaaaaaaaaaatagttgtagaaaaactggtgaaacacactttcccattcacgTTATTATCcaaaactaaagaataatgtagaagaaggatagctcttttaaaaaacatgaaaaactgaagattgacttagttgacccatttcaccttttttgagtcctcacgtaaaatcaaggagtgcgactttgtgtttgttttgtgatgcatggtcacgtAGATACTGTGAATCACGGAAACATAAGAAAAGGCAAAGAGTAAGTTTTCTAACTTGACATAATTATTGAGTATTATGTTGTATAATTTTGTGTGATGTTGTATTGCAACATGATCtttgatatattgatatattactGAAAGTAAAGTACTTAATGTAagtgtgccttttttttaactttcatgTGACACTTCCAAAGTGGCACTTCTGCAGTCTGAACTTTAGGAAAGTAAAGAAACCCAAATCTTAACTTCTATATCTCCTATTTTAGAGGCGTATAAAGTTCATGTAGTAGAACAATTTGGATTTGTGCACACACGAAACACAAATAGAATTGATGAGCAGCAAAGGCGTGTTTGCGTGTGTATACCTTCTGGATTAATACCAGTTGGGAGCAGGCGCGGTAGGGTAATGTGCTGATGCTGGTGGGCCCCCTTGTTGTGCGGGGTAGTGAGCACAAagagtttctttgttttgtttgtttttattacaattaATCATAATTTTACCCATTTGTCCCACTCCCCTACAGTTGTTtttggtacaatgtatgtctgagTCCCTTTCTTTTGGATGTTCTTTTCCTCGTTTCTCGTTTTAACGTGATTTTCGATATATATAGTTCAGTCTTGAAAGGCCAATGGCCTACTGCTGACTTCCACCACCATTACTTAAATTGTTATGTCAATCTCCATCACACACCTTTTAATTATGACTATGTATACTTACTTGAAATTATATTGGTTTGtatatgaatattttgattgattgtatCTCCGTATGTTTTTCATTGAATTTGTGGAAATAGtcttgaaatgaattgaattgaactaacattgaaaaaaaaaacacaacgtGTCGTTAGCTCTTTTGGAGCCTGTTTTTTTGCCTATGGAGTGATACAGAAAAACGACCCTAATCTTACCTTGACAATAAGATTACAAATAATATATCCTTTGCTCTAGGCAATTTATCGTTTAAATAACTGAAATAACTGTTTATATTTTGGCTTTTTAATCTTCAttgaaagaaagtaaaaaaaaaaaaaggaaaaaagaaaatgagtgaGCTCAGCAAAATGTCTGGttataaaccttttttttttttttccatttactAGTATAGTCTCCGGCATAGATAGTGCAAtgaaagaaacagaaacaaataataccatccaaatcacacacacacacacacacacacacacacacacaaattacgtttgcacacaaacacaaattgttattttttttttcaatcaaacaaCAGGCTTTCATCATGTAATACTCACCCGAGGTGTTCACTGCATTTTGTGTTGTCGAGGTGACAATATTGACACTATGCCATTCAGTAtctaaaaaaaagtgcacacaaaaacaaagggTAAAACTAGAATAAGTGTAACATGGGTAAAAGGAGTGgaagtgaaaacaaaattcatggaaaaaaaaagtactgtcatataataattatgtacctTTTCTGGAATACTCAAAAGTTTAGGGACAGaaaatgtatgcaagtacatATATGTCAACTCTCTAAGGCTACAAAAgaataacataatttttcaatttcatacaCGGttatttgatataattatacagACTTTGTGATTATCATTGTATTTAAGTCGCACGATGGTCAACTGTCATGAGTTGCTACTtgaataaacaacaaaacatgacgcacaaaaaaaaatagatttgttaattttcagtgtttttttaTACTTATTCCTGAAAAAGGACTCTTATTTTTGGTATGCTAACGCGTTCAGACACGATGTCTCTAACCAATTAGACCCAAAATCATATCCACATTTTTTTAGAAGTTTACGTTGTAGAAATCACTACATTGTtgtatatgcaaatgtcatTGGTTGTGTTGTATATTTgttgtcggaaatgaaataaaattaaatgaCAAGAATATAGGTCACTGTGTGCAAACATCACACATGAAAATCAATTCTTACTTCAACTATTCATCTTTTAAAATATAGAAAGGCAATGCAGTAACAGACCATTTGTTCCACTTTCGACCGGTCGGCAAGACGGAACTGACGTGTTCCAAACCGGGAAGTACGTCGACCATCCGGGTAGTTCCACACACTGCAACGTACCGTTGCCATTGATAATGTACCCTTTGTCACAAGTCAGACTTAACTTGGACCCATACCTCGTGATATTTGAGTCCCACTGACCATTTATCACATGTCCGGGGAGATTACAGAACCCTACCGAAACtataaaaagaagaggaaaagatgAATGCCTTGTAAAGTATGTATCAATGTAGATATCAAAAGAAAGCACAAAGCAACGATTTGGATTTTAAACCCCATTGTGTCGATGAATAATGCTGAATGTACATTTATATCAGAAATTTGCACCGAAGGTCCAGTATACAACGCATTGCCAAATTGCATCATTTTCAGCCATGTTTGCGTTTCTTTACACACCTGGACAATAGCTGGCATGGAAGTGGGACAAATACCGAATATTTTCGTGTACTGAACATTTTCATGGTATCAGTCATTATCAGTGTAAAGAATtgtatgcataattatgtgaaatGATTTAATGAtctttagtaaaaaaaaaaaaataataaaaaaaataaataaataaaaccatGCAGCaagcacagacacacaaacacatttaatTAAATCGACTGCTtatttacaatgaaaaaaaaaaatgttgaagaaCTTACCCTAATTAAAATTCGAGGTTTGAAAGCACAGTTCAATGATATCATGTGATATCAACAGGCCCTACTTTTTTAGcaagtgcatgtatgtatttaatTTCCTATAGAGAAATGTGAAGACCGGAGATTAAAACATTTTTGCAGTGTCCGTAATAGTATTGTCTTACTGGTTGTCATCGAGTTttaaaggtctttttttttttcaatacgcCATGAAAGGGTAAACCATAGTGCGTTTGAATAAGATCATAACCCAAAAGCATTTATCTTTAAAAAGTCTTAATTCTGCAAGTTTTTATCGTTTATTTCTTGCACGTTGCAAATATCCTTGAAGATTAATGGGTTATCATTTCAGAACTGGAAACAGAATCGCTAATGATAGTTTggaaaaataattttcatgacCATTTCTGAGTTTATATTGGGTCATTTATGTATGGTATTTCTTCACAtcgacaacattttttttttttttaattttgaaacTTACTGTTATATAAATAGTAGACAAAATGGCCGGGTTCAAGCTCTTCCTGGATGGGACATGTCCAGTTGTGTGAGTAGCTTCTGTCAAAAAGTACGTCGGCAGTCGCTTTGTACTGGGAGCATACACACATTTCTTGGTGCATGATGGCAATCTCGTTATGTCCTGGTTCCCTTCTACAGATAGATATACACTCTTCATCGGAATGAACGTTTAATCCATGTTCAGACAGCAGGGGGAATGCTTGTTGGTTGCCTTCGTAGCATCCGAGAAAACCAGGCTCTGCGTGAAAACAGAATTATGGTTATTTTACCCTGCGTACCTTCAACATAATTTACTGCTTTTACATAAAGTTGAGTCTAGCATTGCCCCCATTCCAGGTATACCCACAAATATTTTTAGCGCCTTTCCGATTAAACTTTTATGACTTTACAGTTTACAAAGCCGAATGAGACAAGAAATTTCAGTACCAAACTACTGGTTTATGACAGCAATATTATATACCAACTGTATATCATTTATAgaatctgcatttttttttatagaatgtACATGTCTAAGACATCAGACCAAGCAGTAAAATAccagtaaaacaaaaactacataAGAAGGAGATATATCAGGCTTTATCATGGATTATCCATCCCATGGGCATTCATTTCTAGCATTCaactttcattgttgttaaattttcggttaaaaaggca
Above is a window of Diadema setosum chromosome 4, eeDiaSeto1, whole genome shotgun sequence DNA encoding:
- the LOC140227730 gene encoding uncharacterized protein yields the protein MTAIVSSFAGVILCYVFQIFSTDAVYLTLNCTEGTVERFLSCEENCVSSSDGWVVQAPMGRRILTEIESLNNRLNVKCYDEIPSVRLVNGPSLLEGLVVLGSDGYVCYNGFNTIAADLVCGELGFPAAENYSAQKLPSTATRKKFQHLSCLPQDSFRFQRLKDCPLATTNCSSNNAVQLKCREPGFLGCYEGNQQAFPLLSEHGLNVHSDEECISICRREPGHNEIAIMHQEMCVCSQYKATADVLFDRSYSHNWTCPIQEELEPGHFVYYLYNISVGFCNLPGHVINGQWDSNITRYGSKLSLTCDKGYIINGNGTLQCVELPGWSTYFPVWNTSVPSCRPVESGTNDTEWHSVNIVTSTTQNAVNTSGKGQYVRDLTTPETVSSSNNRQSTREPTAFHETTMSSSNPRVPERKFITFILGALLGAALLFLVTVSMAWCHHQQKRRRGTTQVSNRVTGNSDDGHLQMHPVNTSIENQRATNNVDPSSNNGAGAACSPLPSHAGNRFGNASPHQGDPYHVYQDTAEVDREVPLPAGTISLTAENDLGCHEYHSLQETSLQQAANSYEDCAYQDVDLDNRTGSMTKDDFQSFTGRACLFDDSCYNSLNFGERPDLVFAHFGNSCLDSEYDCINHASHDDLEQIHGPVPSASESSSGRDDTMSCSGLSSPKNMNSEDILYNNIDCEKSHGIYPSEYSLIRIDNSHDIDNPLSITPGPPPCEELHATVNKAAKTSSTAPPSCEELYAKVDKTAKTPSSIEELYAKVDKRRGDHTEVTRASQEELYINVTNM